A stretch of DNA from Patescibacteria group bacterium:
ATCAATGCCGTTCTTTTTTAGAGTAAAAGGCTCTCCGTCTTTAATACTGTAACTAATCTTCTCAGGCACTTTAATATTTAAGAAACGACTGGCATTTTCGTCGTCACTATTTGCTATGATAATCCTTCTCTTCTTCTTAGAACGCTCGAGTGCTTTCGCTATCTTAAGTTTAGCGTCTCTATACGCCTCAAAAGAACCATGCGACTCTATGTGCTCCTTAGTGAGATTAGTAAAAATCAACGCATCAAGCGATATGAATTTATGTCTAAATTGTTTCGCCCCTTCAGAAGTAATCTCGAGTAAGGCGTATTGGCATTTCTCTTTTACAGCCTTACGCAAAAACTTCTGCGTAAAAAAACGGCCGGGCATCGTCATCTTCATAAGATTATTCTCTGACTCACCTCTCACTTTAAATCTTAGGGTGGAAGAAAGCGCTGTCTTATAACCGGCTTTTTCTAAGATAGCATTTGCAATTTCAAGCGTGCTTGTCTTGCCTTTTGTCCCTGTAATACCTAAAACAAAAATCTTTCTTGATGGAAACCTATAAACAAGAGCTGCAAAAAATGCCAGAAGAAAGTGATAAGCCGGCTGAGTAGCTTTAAAAATTCTTATCGGGATAATTTTCCGAATAATCCTTAAATATTTATCAATATCAAACATATAAAATTTATTTTTTGAAATTTCTAACGGGGTTTATTTGAACCTAAGTTTTTTAAAACTTCTTTTATCCTATTATTAGTACCGGCAACATCGTCCGGAATTTGTTTTAACGCTTCACGAGATTCATTTAACGAGTAGCCTAAAGATTGAAGGGCATCTATCACGTCTTGATCGTCTTTAAGCATACCGCCGATTGGTGTATAAATAGACCCGCCGAGTTTATCTTTAAGCTCTAAAACTATCTTATCGGCAATCTTTTTTCCTATACCTGACACCTTGGTAAGATAAGTGGTATCACCTGAAGCAATAGCCTGACGCAAAGTATCAATCGGCGCCACAGAAAGCACACCCATCGCCCCTTTCGGACCAATACCAGATATCCCTATAAGCATCTCAAAAAACTTAAGCTCAGGATAAGCGGCAAACCCGTAAAGCTCCATAATGTTCTCTCTTACATATAAATGTGTCCAGAAAGACACATTTTCGTTACTATCCTTAGGAAGCCTTCTTAAAGTATCAAGTGTGGTATATACATGGTAACCAACACCGCTTACATCTAAAACTGCAAATTTTTCACCTTTTAAGATAATTTTTCCGGTTATGTGGGAAATCATTGTCTTCATTTTAATTTATTTTCGGAAAAATTGCACTTTTTATCACTTTTTAAAATATATAGATGTCCGGCATCCATATATTTATTGAGATGTTGCATTTTAAAGCGAGTATGCTATATTTAATTTTATGCCAATCACAAGAGGAGCGAAAAAAGCAATCCGCGTCTCAGAAAAAAAGAGACTATTCAACATCAAAAGAATGGGTGAAATGAAGGATGCCATCAAAAATTTTAAAAAGCTTGTATCAGAAAAGAAAAAAGATGAGGCTTCTAAACTTGTGTCTATGGCCTATAAAGCAATTGATAAAGCCGCAAAAAGAGGAATCATAAAGAAGAATACCGCTTCTAGAAAAAAGTCCGGTATCATCAAGTTACTTAAATCAATCGCTTAAAGATAGTTTTCATTTCTCCTGAGACTGTACCCCAACCATAATTTTCAAAAACAAGAGATTGCCCGTTCTGGGCAATTTTTTGTTTTAAACTCGCATCACTTAAAAGTTTATATATAGCGTCTGCAATATTCTCCGGATCTCTAGGTTTGCAGAAAAGACCAGTAACGCCGTCTTCAAGAAAATCCGGTATCCCGCCGACAGGTGTCCCTATAACCGGAAGACCGGCTGCCATCGCCTCTAGAAACGAATTACCCAACCCCTCTGTTAAAGACGGCCTGATAAAAATATCTGAAGCATAGAGATAATCATAAATTTTATCTTGTGGGATAAAACCTAAGAGAAATACGTATTTCTCTAGTTTGTATTTTTTTATCAAAGATTCGATTTTCGCCCTTTCTTCTCCTTCGCCAAGAATTAGGAGTTTAACTGGTATATTATATTTATCAATAAAAAGGTGAATTGACTCCACCAAATCTACTATTCCATTTTTAGGAACCAGGCGCGAAGTAGTGACAATAACATTATCGTCTAACTTAAGATTAAAACTTTTTCGCACTTCTCTTTTATTAAATAAATCAATTTTAAATTTATCTAGGTCGACCCCGTTTGGCACAACTGCTACATTGTCAGGAGATTTTCTTATACTTATACCCCATTCTGCCAAAAACGAACTTATCGCCTGGATAAAATCCGCTTTCTTAAAAATCATTTTAAAGAAAGGGGAGATAAAAATCCAAAAGATACCGGCCCGCTTCTTTGGGTAATTAAGCTCATCGCCTTCTTGCAAAGTAAGTAAAAATTTTACAGGTGGATCTTCGGGCTTCTTTGGAGTGGAGAAAAGTTTAAAAAATAGCGCCGCAAAACCGGCTCGATTTGCCATGATTGACCAGACGATATTATAGTCTCTTTCTTTATTCAGCTTTCTCGCTTTTAAAAACGCCATGATAGGAAAAAGCAATTTCCCCCCACCGATACGATACATATTTATAGCACTTATCTTCTCTTTCTTCTGGAGCCCTTTTTCTAAGGCGAGAGTGATCATATCAAACTCAAAATCACTAGACAGTCTTTCTGTTATCTCTTTGACGGCAATCTCCGCCCCTCCCCAAAAAGGCGAGTAAGCGATAGAAAAAATTAAGATTTTAGGTTTTTGCATTATATTTAAAGCCTAATACGAAAGCAGAAACTTTTCAACACTTATGTCAAACTCCGTCTTTCCCTTCCTTACACTATTATAAATATCAACAAGCTCTAAATACAAATCATTTAATTTATCTGTCTCGAAATTTTTTGCAAAGCTCAGGCAGTTTTTTACAACAAAAGGATTGATTTTACTTTCTTTTATAATTTCTTCTGCGCTTTTTTTTAATTCTTCAGACATTCTCTTCACTAGTAAAATATTTTTCACCTGCCAAGAGAGTTTCCAAAATACTTCTTCAGCCGGAAGTCCGGAGAGAAGCGCTTTCTGGTAGAGAACCCATGCGCGTCTTTTATCTTTACTACCAAAGGCGTCTGTCAGGTGAAAGATATTTATCTCACCCCACCCGGACACTGACCCTTTAAACTTATCTTGGGTATCGCTTTGGTTTAACAAAGCAAGCTTTTCAATTTCACTCTTTATGCCCCACAAATCAGAACCGTATTTTTCAAGAATTTCAAATTCCACTGATATATCAATTTTCATATTTATTTTCTTCAATTCTCCTTTTAAGAAATCTTTTAATTTCTGCTTTTCAAGCAATTTGAATTCCTGCGCCTTGCCGATAAAATCAGAAATTTTATCTAAAATACTTTTACTAATCTCTTCTTCCCAAAAAAGAAAAATATTAGGCGATGCCGATATCTCTTTTATTTTTTCCATAATAAAATCACGAGCTATCGCCTCTTCCAAAATACGGTTAAGAACAACCACATTTTTCTTTTCAAACAGCGATTGCGACCTTAAAAGCTCCTCCATCAAAAGAGCGGAAAAATCACCTTCCTCAATACTGAAAAAAGCAAAATTAGATCCCTTACTCTTAAAACTGGAAATAATTTCACCAAGTTTGCGCCTGCTTCTATAAGTATCTTTACCGTGAATTAAATAGATCATATATTATTCTTTTTCCATCTCGTCCCAATTATTCCCGATTTTAATATCTGTCAAAATCGGAACGCCTTTTGATTTTTCTCCTATCGCCCCCTCCATTTCTTCTTTGATTATTTTTATTGCTTGATTAACAGCGCTCTCGTCTACTTCAAAAACAAGTTCATCATGAATCTGGAGAATTAAACGCGCCCTCTTTGATAAACCCTTTTTTAAAAGCGCCTCTCTTACCTTAACCATTGCTATTTTTATAATATCAGCCGCCGTCCCTTGGATAGGATGATTAGTAGCCTGACGCTCCGCTTCTTTCTGAATGAAAGGAATACGCGAGCTTATTTCCGGGAAATACCTCTTCCTGCCAAATAATGTTTCCGTAAATCCGAGCTTATAAGCTTTATCTTTCTGCTCTTTCAAATACTCGGCTACTCGCGGAAAACTTTCAAAATATTTATCATAAAATTCCTGCGCTTCTTTTCTTGGACAATCAAGATTGGCGCGCAAAGCGTTAATTCCCATACCATAGATAATGCCGAAATTTATGACTTTAGCCTTTCTCCTCATCTCGCGATCCACATCTTTCGGCTCAACCTTAAAAACATGCGCCGCAACAGAAGCATGGATATCTCCGCCATTTTTAAAAACACTCATCAGCTCTCTGTCTTCGCTCAAGATGGCAAGCACTCTAAGCTCTATCTGAGAATAATCAAAAGCGACAAACTTAGCGCCTTTAGGCGCGATAAAAGCCTTTCTTATGTTTCTACCAAGCTCGCTCTTAACAGGAATATTCTGCAAATTCGGCTCACTTGAAGCAAAGCGCCCTGTCGCAGTGCCAAGCTGGTCAAACCTGGCATGAAGACGACCGTCACTCTCCACCAACTTCGGCAAACTATCAACATAAGTCGTAAGAAGCTTTCTTATTTCACGATAAGAAAGAATATCATCTATGATAGGAAATTCACCCCTAAGTTTCTCAAGCTCAGAAGCCTTAGTGGAAAGCACCCCCCCGGGTGTCTTTTTAATTTTTTTACTACTAATACCGAGTGTAACAAACAAAATATCTGAAAGCTGTTTGGGTGAATCTATATTGAATTCCTTTCCCGCCAGTTTCCATATCTTCTCTTCCATTTTTTCCTCCTTTTTATGATATTCGACAGAGAGCTTCTTTAAAAAATCGATATCAAGGAGTA
This window harbors:
- the ruvA gene encoding Holliday junction branch migration protein RuvA, with the protein product MKTMISHITGKIILKGEKFAVLDVSGVGYHVYTTLDTLRRLPKDSNENVSFWTHLYVRENIMELYGFAAYPELKFFEMLIGISGIGPKGAMGVLSVAPIDTLRQAIASGDTTYLTKVSGIGKKIADKIVLELKDKLGGSIYTPIGGMLKDDQDVIDALQSLGYSLNESREALKQIPDDVAGTNNRIKEVLKNLGSNKPR
- a CDS encoding DNA polymerase, with the protein product MKNSDKKDKKTLVLLDAHAILHRAYHALPDFKSQVTGEPTGALYGVAAFVIKVIRELKPDYIAACYDLPEPTFRHIAYDEYKGKRPKMDSELAGQIDRSRDLMKAFDIPIYEKPGFEADDILGTIVEKLKDKDDIKIFIASGDMDTMQLVKNGDVVVYTLKKGINDTMIYDQKAVKERFGFLPIFLPDFKGLSGDPSDNIIGVPGIGAKTASALIENFGKIENIYKKLKTKKGEEEFIEKGFKPRIINLLKEHEEDALFSKELATIRKDAPIEFSLKEAEFKDISQDEERKKEVKDIFANLGFNSLMTRLNGVVDNNNEIALNNPDNVKKNEEKAVSLKESILKKTEEMYKGGVFSKEVYEIESRLMPVVLEMEKNGVLLDIDFLKKLSVEYHKKEEKMEEKIWKLAGKEFNIDSPKQLSDILFVTLGISSKKIKKTPGGVLSTKASELEKLRGEFPIIDDILSYREIRKLLTTYVDSLPKLVESDGRLHARFDQLGTATGRFASSEPNLQNIPVKSELGRNIRKAFIAPKGAKFVAFDYSQIELRVLAILSEDRELMSVFKNGGDIHASVAAHVFKVEPKDVDREMRRKAKVINFGIIYGMGINALRANLDCPRKEAQEFYDKYFESFPRVAEYLKEQKDKAYKLGFTETLFGRKRYFPEISSRIPFIQKEAERQATNHPIQGTAADIIKIAMVKVREALLKKGLSKRARLILQIHDELVFEVDESAVNQAIKIIKEEMEGAIGEKSKGVPILTDIKIGNNWDEMEKE
- the rpsT gene encoding 30S ribosomal protein S20, which gives rise to MPITRGAKKAIRVSEKKRLFNIKRMGEMKDAIKNFKKLVSEKKKDEASKLVSMAYKAIDKAAKRGIIKKNTASRKKSGIIKLLKSIA
- a CDS encoding glycosyltransferase family 4 protein translates to MQKPKILIFSIAYSPFWGGAEIAVKEITERLSSDFEFDMITLALEKGLQKKEKISAINMYRIGGGKLLFPIMAFLKARKLNKERDYNIVWSIMANRAGFAALFFKLFSTPKKPEDPPVKFLLTLQEGDELNYPKKRAGIFWIFISPFFKMIFKKADFIQAISSFLAEWGISIRKSPDNVAVVPNGVDLDKFKIDLFNKREVRKSFNLKLDDNVIVTTSRLVPKNGIVDLVESIHLFIDKYNIPVKLLILGEGEERAKIESLIKKYKLEKYVFLLGFIPQDKIYDYLYASDIFIRPSLTEGLGNSFLEAMAAGLPVIGTPVGGIPDFLEDGVTGLFCKPRDPENIADAIYKLLSDASLKQKIAQNGQSLVFENYGWGTVSGEMKTIFKRLI
- the murE gene encoding UDP-N-acetylmuramyl-tripeptide synthetase, encoding MFDIDKYLRIIRKIIPIRIFKATQPAYHFLLAFFAALVYRFPSRKIFVLGITGTKGKTSTLEIANAILEKAGYKTALSSTLRFKVRGESENNLMKMTMPGRFFTQKFLRKAVKEKCQYALLEITSEGAKQFRHKFISLDALIFTNLTKEHIESHGSFEAYRDAKLKIAKALERSKKKRRIIIANSDDENASRFLNIKVPEKISYSIKDGEPFTLKKNGIDFTFKGEKISTYLSGGFNLYNILSASSFAFSQSVGVETIKKAIEEFKGTPGRMEEVDEGQDFTVVVDYAHTADSLEKVYEVFQNSSKICVLGSTGGGRDKWKRPELGRIADNYCQHIILTNEDPYDEDPKKIVEDVAVGIKRPVYEIIMDRREAIRKALSLAKTGDTVIITGKGTDPYIMGLDGTKLEWSDSKITREELKVLLNK